The following are encoded in a window of Echeneis naucrates chromosome 19, fEcheNa1.1, whole genome shotgun sequence genomic DNA:
- the LOC115060431 gene encoding PDZ domain-containing protein 7 — translation MAHSSEPPRREKAPGTQGPHTATRNLLRKKEQRRRGIRSSSPMGRVILINSPVDGGDDSEDLHTITVDKSVDGKLGFSVRGGSEHGLSIFVSKVEDNSTAEEAGLLVGDKLVEVNGISLESITMSSAVKVLTGNNRLRMVVRRVGKVPGIRYSKEKTTWVDLIHRRMVVEESGRTPSEASSGSALQRIVHLYTTSDDYCLGFNIRGGKEFGLGIYVSKLDPGGLAEQNGVKMGDQILAANGVSFEDISHSSAVEVLKSHTHVMLTIKEAGRYPAYKEMVAEYRWLNKLSNGTQKSSSQGSDSNSSASSLSSGTPVSSLSGLSQVMFPPSLSFGSDMVDVCISTEDQRSESERIETAIQTDLPPQKMGADTTRNLGPTTLLKDTVIRGEEGRGRRESPKTAMLLALSRPSKPISRSQSQVTVAEIKQKKEKKQKGKDVEEKSTLQRSKTFVNLLFKSARKRDASRRRSKSPSTDRPGKEGQQHSAMPNSEMVGVVEDMARRLLTEEEVAVVMKTCRRYVAERSVENLVRHLLVVLDRPEKLLLLREVRLLLPPPDLSVFNNMVTPVEVEAYDILKYRSIRSPPLRSPASGRAPKRRLITPIPDYQGGFELLSAEEVEKESHLLEELEKLSLSGLQGSKERPSTSTSFTPLLDIPVDGYNTEPKHLRPSSSSPTLPNWLLSRSSDSLPPLLSDVGTARSVRFDEVSLHSTSDRADAERGRSSHPKGKREKSGSGSKETVFTLQSAARRSRPSLSQVFSLNPDQLLSEQVNGHQVPSENGLHLSNPKQEYELKTVSISKTKQSLGISISGGMESKIQPMVKIEKIFPGGAASTCEVLKAGFELVSVDGVSLQGVTHQLAVDIIRQAFSNKAKDPMVFVVKVPRSI, via the exons ATGGCCCATTCGTCAGAGCCGCCCCGCAGGGAGAAGGCCCCCGGGACCCAAGGGCCACATACTGCTACTCGCAACCTCTTACGGAAGAAAGAGCAGCGCCGCCGGGGAATCCGATCCTCCTCACCCATGGGACGGGTCATCCTTATCAACTCTCCTGTGGATG GTGGAGATGACAGTGAGGACCTTCATACGATCACCGTGGACAAGAGTGTGGATGGAAAGCTCGGCTTCAGTGTCCGTGGGGGCTCAGAACATGGACTCAGCATCTTTGTCAGTAAGGTGGAGGACAACAGCACAGCAG AGGAAGCAGGCTTGCTCGTAGGCGATAAACTCGTGGAGGTGAACGGCATCAGCCTCGAGAGTATCACCATGAGCAGCGCTGTGAAGGTCCTGACGGGAAACAACAGGCTGAGGATGGTGGTCCGACGTGTTGGCAAAGTCCCCGGCATCCGCTACTCCAAGGAGAAGACCACCTG ggtGGACTTGATTCACAGGCGTATGGTGGTGGAGGAGAGTGGACGAACACCTTCGGAGGCCAGTTCAGGCAGTGCCCTTCAAAGGATTGTCCACCTTTACACCACTTCAGATGACTACTGCCTGGGCTTTAACATCCGCGGGGGAAAGGAGTTTGGCCTCGGCATCTATGTGTCCAA ACTGGATCCTGGTGGGCTGGCTGAGCAGAATGGAGTAAAGATGGGGGACCAGATCCTGGCTGCCAATGGGGTGAGCTTCGAGGACATCAGCCACAGTAGTGCTGTGGAGGTGCTGAAGAGCCACACACACGTCATGTTGACCATTAAG GAAGCAGGACGATACCCTGCATATAAGGAGATGGTGGCAGAGTACAGGTGGCTCAATAAGT TGTCCAATGGCACTCAGAAATCCTCCTCCCAGGGCTCAGACTCCAACTCTtcagcctcctctctgtcatcGGGGACTCCGGTCAGCTCTCTGAGCGGCCTGTCTCAGGTCATGTTCCCCCCCAGCCTGTCGTTTGGCTCGGACATGGTTGACGTCTGCATCTCCACTGAGGACcagag GTCTGAGTCCGAGCGGATTGAGACTGCCATCCAGACGGACCTCCCTCCACAGAAGATGGGTGCGGACACCACTCGCAACCTGGGACCTACCACTCTGCTCAAAGACACGGTGATTCGTGGCGAGGAgggcagggggaggagggagtCGCCCAAGACAGCCATGCTGCTGGCTCTCAGCAGGCCGAGCAAACCGATCAGCAGGTCGCAGAGCCAAGTCACTGTGGCAG AGATCaagcagaagaaagagaagaagcagaaagggAAGGATGTGGAGGAGAAGAGCACCCTGCAGCGCTCAAAGACCTTCGTTAACCTGCTCTTCAAGAGTGCTCGCAAGAGAGACGCTTCCAGGAGACGCTCCAAGTCCCCGTCCACAGACAGGCCCGGCAAAG AGGGACAACAGCACAGTGCAATGCCAAATTCAGAGATGGTTGGAGTGGTGGAAGACATGGCCCGCAGGCTGCTGACGGAGGAGGAGGTAGCTGTTGTGATGAAGACGTGTCGGAGG TATGTAGCAGAGCGGTCTGTGGAAAACTTGGTACGGCACCTGCTGGTTGTGCTGGACCGGcctgagaagctgctgctgctgagagaagTCAG ATTGCTGCTTCCTCCGCCTGACCTGAGCGTGTTCAATAACATGGTGACTCCCGTTGAAGTTGAGGCCTACGATATCCTCAAGTATCGTTCAA ttcGTAGTCCTCCTCTTCGCTCTCCTGCGTCTGGTCGAGCACCCAAACGGCGCCTCATCACTCCCATCCCAG aTTACCAGGGAGGCTTTGAGCTCCTCAGTgctgaggaggtggagaaagagagCCACCTACTGGAGGAGTTGGAGAAGCTCAGTCTGTCTGGGCTGCAGGGGTCCAAGGAGAGGCCCAGTACTTCCACATCTTTCACCCCACTGCTGGACATCCCAGTGGATGGATATAACACAGAGCCCAAACATCTCAGACCCTCCTCTTCCAGTCCCACACTTCCCAACTGGCTGCTGTCCCGCAGCAGCgactccctccctcctctcctaaGCGATGTCGGCACCGCTCGCTCTGTGCGCTTTGACGAGGTTTCACTGCACTCAACCTCAGACAGGGCTGACGCAGAAAGAGGAAGGTCCAGCCATCCGAAGGGCAAACGTGAGAAAAGTGGTAGCGGGAGTAAAGAAACTGTGTTCACGCTGCAGAGTGCTGCACGCAGGAGTCGGCCGTCGTTGTCGCAGGTGTTCAGTTTGAATCCAGATCAACTCCTTAGTGAGCAGGTGAATGGCCACCAGGTGCCCTCTGAGAATGGACTCCATTTGTCAAACCCTAAACAGGAATATGAGCTCAAAACTGTCAGCATCTCCAAGACCAAACAATCACTGG GCATCAGCATATCTGGTGGGATGGAGTCAAAGATTCAGCCGATGGTGAAGATCGAGAAAATCTTTCCTGGAGGAGCCGCCTCCACCTGCGAAGTGCTTAAG GCTGGATTTGAGTTGGTGTCTGTGGACGGAGTCTCCTTGCAGGGAGTCACCCATCAGCTTGCTGTTGACATCATCCGGCAAGCCTTCAGCAACAAGGCCAAAGACCCCATGGTGTTCGTGGTCAAAGTCCCCAGAAGCATTTAG
- the LOC115059645 gene encoding peroxiredoxin-like 2A: MAAGLIAGFVASVGGLITTVTNYVTDMFLTPPLSATLQHLEETQLKTMKGEIKTLKAKTLWENSGAVIMAVRRPGUFLCREEAAELSSLKPQLDMLGVPLYAVVKEDIGTEVQTFRQYFNGEVFLDEKRRFYGPRERKMGLLAFFRVGVWLNGLRAFKSGFMGNVFGEGFVLGGVFVIGKGRQGILLEHREIEFGDKVNTNDVIQAARRIP; encoded by the exons ATGGCAGCAGGACTCATCGCCGGATTCGTGGCCTCCGTCGGCGGCCTCATCACGACTGTCACCAACTATGTCACCGACATGTTTCTGACTCCGCCGCTCAGTGCCACCCTccaacatctggaggaaactcAGCTGAAGACTATGAAAGGAG AAATAAAAACCCTGAAGGCCAAGACTCTGTGGGAGAACTCCGGAGCAGTCATCATGGCAGTGAGGAGACCTGGATGATTTTTGTGCAGAGAG GAGGCTGCAGAGCTGTCCTCTCTGAAACCCCAGCTGGACATGCTTGGGGTCCCTCTGTATGCCGTGGTGAAGGAGGACATCGGCACTGAGGTCCAGACCTTCAGACAGTACTTCAACGGGGAGGTCTTTTTGGATGAGAAG AGGCGTTTTTATGGACCCCGTGAGCGGAAGATGGGTCTGTTGGCGTTCTTTCGTGTCGGGGTGTGGCTGAATGGCCTGAGGGCCTTCAAGAGCGGCTTCATGGGAAATGTGTTCGGGGAGGGCTTTGTCTTGGGTGGGGTCTTCGTCATTGGAAAAGGACGGCAG GGAATCCTACTGGAGCACCGAGAGATCGAATTCGGGGATAAAGTCAACACTAACGATGTCATCCAAGCTGCCAGAAGAATACCGTAG
- the LOC115060432 gene encoding protein starmaker-like, translated as MFLSICYDIVSKIKSKWPHHQISEKEPTGSEAPSPAIPRAAEDNKPVIEEKPHTPENQQDTDEHQAEAQDDDTHKEVKVTDKVTSPESCGEKPVEDSRSPPSDPLGTEANEESPESPVEKTTVEQQSKQAEESSHYHVERKTEEEASTAQAEEKDQDKDKVFDQPDTTEPEQTKPQQDVLRSPDPQDPTKNVDEDETDNAADSIQVESQSEDLKPEEIFSTEGQTTKTHQETHKSSSPALHDQEKEAEGQHTSQTADSSAPADGDVTAEGTVLSQRPETSQEKHEKSPSDKEDSEKEVEKEDNLT; from the exons ATGTTTCtttcaatttgt TATGACATTGTGAGCAAAATAAAGAGCAAATGGCCACATCACCAGATCTCTGAGAAGGAGCCTACAGGATCAGAGGCTCCTTCACCAGCCATACCAAGAGCTGCTGAGGACAACAAACCTGTGATAGAAGAGAAACCACACACTCCTGAAAACCAGCAGGACACAGATGAACACCAAGCAGAAGCTCAGGATGATGACACTCATAAGGAG GTGAAGGTTACAGATAAAGTAACCAGTCCAGAATCGTGTGGGGAAAAACCTGTGGAGGATTCTCGCTCTCCTCCCTCGGACCCCCTCGGCACAGAGGCCAATGAGGAGTCTCCAGAATCTCCTGTGGAAAAGACCACAGTGGAGCAACAGAGCAAACAAGCAGAGGAGTCAAGTCATTATCATGTAGAGAGGAAAACTGAGGAGGAGGCAAGCACCGCtcaagcagaggagaaagaccAAGATAAGGATAAG GTGTTTGATCAGCCTGATACCACTGAACCTGAGCAGACTAAACCACAACAAGATGTCCTTCGTTCCCCTGATCCTCAAGACCCAACGAAG AACGTTGATGAGGATGAAACTGATAACGCTGCAGATTCCATCCAAGTAGAGTCACAGAGTGAAGATCTGAAACCAGAGGAGATATTTTCTACTGAAGGGCAGACGACTAAAACTCATCAGGAGACACACAAATCAAGTTCTCCTGCTCTTCATGACCAGGAAAAG GAGGCAGAAGGGCAACACACAAGTCAGACCGCTGATAGCTCGGCCCCGGCTGATGGTGACGTTACAGCAGAGGGGACAGTTTTGAGCCAAAGACCAGAGACTTCACAAGAGAAACATGAAAAGTCTCCTTCAGACAAGGAAGACTCAGAGAAG gaagTAGAAAAAGAAGACAACCTCACGTGA
- the LOC115059643 gene encoding leucine zipper putative tumor suppressor 2 homolog codes for MALVQALPISAEPHNPGLSGGARRRHASGPSPPINAPPPSTLDSMGSVSSLIATRPGPYQDHRSGLELGARVRRPTPGASCLGSESPQNPLLQSIPPIKKQSSTTSSRGLEKENGNGNYTYLNEDYVGDWNENLVTTASPGSEADETKEGSGLNGNMGGPPPKLIPVSGKLEKNMEKSVLRPTAFKPVIPKSRTSMQYLSPRHCANASESQTNNLNLLSPSHREVSPSCSEKRSSYGAVRNSGVAGGSSQSCSLSDSGRNSLSSLPPYSAASFSLASGEASAGHLEPLKSAPPVSAHGHSNSDSGRSSSSKSTGSGSISGRGQPPSDSGSSGRSPGPVEGYEGVVRDLEDKLRERELELQQLRDNLDENEAAICQVYEEKQKRFELELEELRQSCATRMQVASQKAQRAQQVLQLQVYQLQQEKKKLQEDFAQLLKEREQLEERCTSYEHEKIQLGPRLEETKWEVCQKSGEISLLKQQLKEVQGELAQRVGEIVSLRGQLRETRGELTNTQVLLQEAHGVTRTRTLELEVCENELQRRKSEAELLREKVGRLEGELAHLRDALANQGPGNRQCQVFQEAEEHLLAYESDEAKAQRQSSSEALQNMKVQMDRMRTELDFERQRAEQQMGSFEEERRIWQEEKDKVIRYQKQLQQNYVQMYRRNRELEQLLQDLSQELESREDDEGSGNEINFDEIAATEI; via the exons ATGGCCCTGGTTCAGGCTCTGCCCATATCTGCTGAGCCCCACAACCCAGGCCTCAGTGGAGGAGCCCGCAGACGACACGCCTCTGGCCCCTCGCCCCCCATCAACGCACCACCACCCTCCACTCTGGATTCTATGGGCTCTGTGAGCAGTCTCATAGCCACTCGTCCTGGCCCCTACCAGGACCACCGCTCTGGTCTTGAGCTGGGAGCAAGAGTCCGACGACCTACGCCAGGCGCTTCCTGCCTCGGCAGCGAGTCCCCCCAGAATCCCTTACTGCAGAGCATCCCGCCAATCAAAAAACAGAGCTCCACAACATCCAGCAGGGGGCTTGAGAAGGAGAACGGGAATGGGAATTACACTTATCTGAATGAGGACTATGTAGGTGACTGGAATGAGaaccttgtgacaacagccagCCCAGGAAGTGAAGCAGATGAGACTAAAGAAGGATCAGGGCTGAATGGGAATATGGGGGGACCGCCACCAAAACTGATCCCTGTGTCAGGAAAACTTGAGAAG AACATGGAGAAATCAGTGCTGCGACCCACTGCCTTCAAACCGGTCATTCCAAAGAGCCGCACCTCCATGCAATACCTCTCACCTCGCCATTGTGCCAACGCATCagaaagccaaacaaacaacctGAACCTGCTCAGCCCCAGCCACAGGGAGGTGTCACCCTCCTGTTCAGAAAAACGCAGCTCATACGGCGCAGTCCGGAACAGCGGCGTGGCCGGTGGCAGCAGCCAGTCCTGCTCCCTGTCCGACTCAGGACGGAACTCCCTCTCCAGCCTGCCGCCTTACAGCGCGGCCAGCTTCAGCCTGGCATCAGGAGAGGCCTCTGCCGGCCACCTGGAGCCCCTGAAGAGTGCTCCACCAGTCAGTGCACATGGACACTCCAACTCTGACAGTGGGCGCTCATCCTCCAGTAAGAGCACAGGCTCCGGGTCCATAAGTGGTCGGGGGCAGCCTCCGTCTGACAGCGGGTCCAGTGGCCGCTCCCCTGGCCCTGTGGAGGGCTATGAAGGGGTGGTGAGGGACCTGGAGGACAAACTtagggagagagagctggagtTGCAGCAACTCAGAGACAACCTGGATGAGAATGAAGCTGCGATTTGTCAG GTTTATGAGGAGAAGCAGAAGCGCTTTgaactggagctggaggagctgagaCAGAGCTGTGCCACCAGGATGCAGGTAGCCTCTCAGAAAGCCCAGCGCGCCCAACAGGTGCTTCAGTTGCAG GTttaccagctgcagcaggagaagaagaagctgcaggaggactttgCTCAGCttctgaaggagagagagcagcttGAGGAGCGCTGCACCTCCTATGAGCACGAGAAGATCCAGCTGGGGCCACGGCTGGAGGAGACCAAGTGGGAG GTCTGTCAGAAGTCGGGCGAAATCTCGttgctgaagcagcagctgaaggaggtGCAGGGAGAGTTAGCTCAGCGTGTGGGGGAGATCGTTTCACTGCGGGGTCAACTCCGAGAGACTCGTGGCGAGCTGACAAACACCCAGGTCCTGCTCCAGGAGGCTCACGGCGTAACTCGCACACGGACCCTGGAGCTGGAGGTGTGTGAAAATGAGCTTCAGCGTCGCAAGAGCGAAGCTGAGCTGCTCAGAGAAAAGGTAGGACGTCTCGAGGGAGAGCTGGCTCATCTCAGAGATGCTTTAGCCAATCAGGGCCCAGGAAACAGACAGTGTCAGGTATTCCAGGAAGCAGAGGAGCACCTGCTTGCTTATGAAAGTGATGAGGCGAAGGCCCAGCGGCAGAGCAGCAGCGAGGCCCTGCAGAACATGAAGGTGCAGATGGACAGGATGAGGACGGAGCTGGACTTCGAGCGCCAGCGGGCAGAGCAGCAAATGGGCAGCTTCGAGGAGGAGCGTAGGATATGGCAGGAGGAAAAAGACAAGGTGATCCGCTAccagaagcagctgcagcagaactATGTCCAGATGTATCGCAGGAACCgagagctggagcagctgctgcaggacctCAGCCAGGaactggagagcagagaggacgACGAAGGAAGTGGTAACGAGATCAACTTTGATGAGATCGCAGCCACAGAAATATGA